Proteins encoded by one window of Orbaceae bacterium BiB:
- the manA gene encoding mannose-6-phosphate isomerase, class I, with amino-acid sequence MQHTMWKLDNVIKNYDWGTKTALSTLFNIDNPNNQPQAEIWMGAHPAGVSTAITTDGKQIKLDQLIAKNPQQILGEQTCKNYPALPYLFKVLSAQEPLSIQVHPELSKAKLGYAKENQLGIAIDSAQRNYKDPNHKPELIYALTPFLAMNGFRPIAEIISLFTELNIQSLNELVQAFQKNQTDEGLSQFFHGILILNNQVKQQAISELLEKIQNKTETLFAVIKHMAIKYPNDSGLFSPLILNVVQLKPQQAMFLKAQTPHAYLSGTGLEIMASSDNVLRAGLTNKHIDINELFNNTTFHSIPANQLLTTAIKENNKIDFPVPVNDFAFEIINSDENIRHEKTISAEILFCITGEITLSTSKDTFTIKAGESVFIADCAKTFSYQGHGQLARAFNH; translated from the coding sequence ATGCAACATACTATGTGGAAACTAGATAATGTTATAAAAAACTACGATTGGGGAACTAAAACAGCATTATCAACATTATTTAATATCGATAACCCAAATAACCAGCCCCAAGCTGAAATTTGGATGGGAGCACATCCGGCAGGAGTCTCCACTGCAATTACTACGGATGGGAAACAGATCAAGTTAGATCAATTAATTGCCAAAAATCCCCAGCAGATCTTGGGTGAACAAACTTGTAAAAATTACCCAGCTCTTCCCTATTTATTTAAAGTATTATCTGCACAAGAGCCGTTGTCAATTCAAGTTCATCCTGAATTATCAAAAGCAAAATTGGGTTATGCCAAAGAGAATCAACTTGGAATTGCCATAGATTCAGCGCAAAGAAATTATAAAGATCCTAATCACAAACCTGAATTAATTTATGCATTGACACCATTTTTAGCCATGAACGGTTTTCGGCCAATAGCGGAAATAATATCATTATTTACTGAATTGAATATTCAATCTCTTAATGAGTTAGTGCAAGCGTTCCAAAAAAATCAAACGGATGAAGGATTGAGTCAATTTTTCCACGGTATCTTAATTTTAAATAATCAGGTTAAGCAACAAGCGATTAGCGAATTGCTAGAAAAAATTCAGAATAAAACCGAAACTCTTTTTGCTGTCATCAAACATATGGCTATAAAGTATCCAAATGATAGTGGGCTATTCTCGCCATTAATTTTAAATGTAGTGCAATTGAAACCTCAACAAGCCATGTTCTTAAAAGCTCAGACTCCACACGCTTATTTATCAGGAACAGGTTTAGAAATTATGGCAAGTTCAGATAATGTATTACGTGCGGGACTAACAAACAAGCATATTGATATAAACGAACTATTTAATAATACGACATTTCATAGTATTCCAGCTAACCAATTACTAACAACCGCGATTAAAGAAAATAATAAAATTGATTTTCCTGTCCCCGTTAATGACTTTGCTTTTGAAATTATTAATAGTGATGAAAACATCCGTCATGAAAAAACTATTAGTGCAGAAATTCTTTTTTGTATAACAGGAGAGATCACCTTATCCACTTCGAAAGATACCTTCACGATTAAGGCTGGAGAGTCAGTATTTATAGCTGATTGTGCTAAAACGTTTAGTTATCAAGGTCACGGCCAGTTAGCCAGAGCATTTAATCATTAA
- the frdD gene encoding fumarate reductase subunit FrdD, with the protein MENKQKPLTRSNEPIFWGLFSAGGMWAAIFSPVVIVIIAFIIPFGDAATRSYILKLIYTMGGKLFLFLMISLPIWCGLHRILHMLHDFNIHPRRGKLLTYGLALAWTLHAGYLLFIN; encoded by the coding sequence ATGGAAAATAAACAAAAACCATTAACTCGCTCTAATGAACCTATTTTTTGGGGATTATTTAGTGCAGGTGGCATGTGGGCAGCAATATTTTCTCCAGTAGTTATAGTGATTATTGCTTTTATTATCCCATTTGGTGATGCGGCTACTCGTAGCTATATCTTAAAATTGATTTATACAATGGGCGGTAAATTATTTTTATTTTTAATGATAAGTTTGCCGATATGGTGTGGTTTACATCGTATTTTACACATGTTACATGATTTTAATATTCATCCTCGACGAGGTAAATTATTAACCTATGGTCTCGCTTTAGCATGGACTCTTCATGCCGGGTATCTTTTATTTATTAATTAG
- a CDS encoding succinate dehydrogenase/fumarate reductase iron-sulfur subunit, protein MTQRTITINIMRYHPETDSQPYLQKFEHIPYDNTMSILDMLNYIKENLAPELVYRSSCRMAICGSCGVMINNIPKLLCKTFVRDYVGKEITISPLAHFPIERDLVINMTHFMQSIEAIKPYIMDGLKLAKDEMNKQLPALLVKYQQFTHCINCGLCYAACPQFGLNPEFIGPAAISLAMRYNLDSRDNGHHARMPILNQENGVWRCTFVGFCSTVCPKQVDPAFAIQLAKVESAKDYLISKIKIQS, encoded by the coding sequence ATGACACAACGGACTATAACCATCAATATTATGCGCTATCATCCCGAAACTGATAGCCAGCCATATCTACAAAAATTTGAGCATATTCCCTATGATAATACGATGTCAATTCTTGATATGCTTAACTATATTAAAGAGAATCTAGCACCTGAATTAGTTTATCGAAGTTCGTGTCGTATGGCGATTTGTGGTTCTTGTGGAGTAATGATTAATAATATTCCAAAACTACTTTGTAAAACATTTGTGCGTGATTATGTTGGTAAAGAAATTACGATTAGCCCACTTGCTCATTTTCCCATCGAACGTGATCTTGTTATTAATATGACGCACTTTATGCAAAGTATCGAGGCGATTAAACCCTATATTATGGATGGCTTAAAATTAGCAAAAGATGAAATGAATAAGCAGCTCCCTGCTCTACTAGTTAAATATCAGCAATTTACTCACTGTATTAATTGTGGTTTATGTTATGCGGCTTGTCCGCAATTTGGTTTGAACCCTGAATTTATTGGGCCTGCAGCAATATCACTTGCGATGCGTTATAATTTAGATAGTCGTGATAATGGTCATCATGCCCGCATGCCTATTCTTAATCAAGAAAATGGAGTTTGGCGTTGTACATTTGTTGGTTTTTGCTCTACGGTATGCCCAAAACAGGTGGATCCTGCTTTTGCTATTCAATTAGCGAAAGTTGAAAGTGCTAAGGATTATTTGATTTCTAAAATCAAAATTCAGTCTTAA
- the frdA gene encoding fumarate reductase (quinol) flavoprotein subunit: MKIVDVDIAIIGGGGAGLSSAIEIAQHFPDLKIALISKVYPMRSHTVAAEGGAAGVIQENDSFGFHFYDTVSGGDWLCDQHVVELFVSQAPNALAKLERLGCPWARKKDGSVNVRRFGGMTVERTWFASDKTGFHILHTLFQSSLQFQQIYRFDEHYVLDLLVDDNRVTGLVALNMMEGKLVQFNAKSVIMATGGAGRVYQYNTNGSIVTGDGMAMAYRHGVALRDMEFVQYHPTGLPGSGILITEACRGEGGILTNKDGYRYLQDYGLGPETPLGEPKNRYMELGPRDRLSQAFWHENQKGNTLSSANGEIVYLDLRHLGQEKINQRLPFIRELARTYVGVDPVKSPIPVRPTAHYTMGGITTDINCSTILNGLYAVGECASVGLHGANRLGSNSLSEVIVFGEIAGRQAAQYAKQLAFSTRHNSNLASQIEKVLLSVVHHQGSENWAQIRKEMGQTMEQGCGIYRNEQGMLNTINKISELIERAENINIVDKSHVYNTELIAVLELKQSLLVAQAIVCSAILRKESRGAHQRLEVEYQNRNDDQFLKHSQASYRENELPNITFNDVNVSKLPPANRSYGGKEG; encoded by the coding sequence ATGAAAATCGTTGATGTCGATATTGCGATTATTGGTGGTGGAGGGGCTGGACTAAGCTCTGCCATTGAAATAGCCCAACATTTCCCAGACCTCAAAATTGCATTGATCTCTAAAGTTTATCCGATGCGTAGCCATACTGTCGCCGCCGAAGGTGGAGCCGCGGGTGTAATACAAGAAAATGATAGTTTTGGATTTCATTTTTATGATACGGTATCGGGCGGTGATTGGCTATGCGATCAACATGTTGTTGAATTATTTGTTTCTCAGGCTCCAAATGCTTTAGCTAAACTAGAGCGTTTAGGATGTCCGTGGGCACGTAAAAAAGATGGTTCAGTTAATGTCCGACGCTTTGGTGGCATGACAGTTGAACGCACATGGTTTGCATCCGATAAAACCGGATTTCATATTTTACACACTCTATTTCAATCATCTTTACAGTTTCAGCAAATTTATCGTTTTGATGAACATTATGTTTTAGATTTACTGGTTGATGATAATCGAGTTACAGGACTCGTTGCTCTGAACATGATGGAGGGTAAGTTAGTTCAATTTAATGCAAAATCGGTGATAATGGCTACCGGGGGAGCTGGTCGAGTTTATCAATACAATACTAACGGTAGCATTGTTACGGGTGATGGCATGGCTATGGCATATCGTCACGGAGTTGCACTACGCGATATGGAGTTTGTTCAATATCATCCGACAGGATTGCCTGGAAGCGGTATTTTGATCACTGAAGCGTGCCGTGGAGAGGGCGGAATTTTAACGAATAAAGACGGTTATCGTTATCTACAAGATTATGGCCTAGGGCCAGAAACACCATTAGGTGAACCGAAGAATCGTTATATGGAACTAGGACCAAGGGATCGATTATCACAAGCATTTTGGCATGAAAATCAGAAAGGTAATACATTATCTAGTGCTAATGGCGAGATTGTTTATTTAGATTTACGTCATTTAGGTCAGGAAAAAATTAATCAACGTTTACCTTTTATTCGAGAATTAGCTAGGACTTACGTTGGTGTTGATCCTGTAAAATCACCGATTCCTGTTAGGCCAACGGCACATTATACTATGGGTGGTATCACAACAGATATCAATTGTTCAACCATATTAAATGGTCTTTATGCCGTCGGTGAGTGCGCTTCTGTTGGTTTACATGGTGCTAATCGTTTAGGTTCAAATTCGTTATCAGAAGTGATTGTATTTGGTGAGATTGCCGGTAGGCAAGCTGCACAGTATGCAAAACAACTGGCATTTAGTACTAGGCATAATAGTAATCTAGCTAGTCAGATTGAAAAAGTATTATTGTCAGTAGTTCATCATCAAGGCTCTGAGAATTGGGCTCAAATTCGTAAAGAGATGGGGCAAACGATGGAACAAGGTTGTGGCATTTATCGTAATGAGCAAGGAATGTTAAATACAATTAATAAAATATCTGAATTAATTGAACGAGCGGAAAATATTAATATTGTTGATAAATCGCATGTTTATAATACAGAGTTAATTGCTGTATTAGAGTTAAAACAGAGTTTACTAGTTGCTCAAGCGATAGTTTGTAGCGCAATTTTACGCAAAGAGTCGCGAGGTGCTCATCAACGGCTTGAGGTTGAATATCAAAACCGTAATGATGATCAGTTTTTAAAACACAGTCAGGCTTCTTATCGAGAAAACGAGTTACCTAATATTACGTTTAATGATGTTAATGTGAGTAAACTGCCGCCAGCCAATCGTTCTTATGGTGGAAAAGAAGGGTAA
- the dapD gene encoding 2,3,4,5-tetrahydropyridine-2,6-dicarboxylate N-succinyltransferase, with protein MQQLQSIIEAAFERRAEITPTNVDAATREAVTQAVNLLDNGKMRVAEKINGDWVTHQWLKKAVLLSFRINENQLIDGCETNYYDKVPLKFADYDEARFKQEGFRVVPSAIARKGAYIARNTVLMPSYVNIGAYVDEGTMVDTWVTVGSCAQIGKNVHLSGGVGIGGVLEPLQANPTIIEDNCFIGARSEIVEGVIVEEGSVISMGVFIGQSTKIYDRTTGEVFYGRVPAGSVVVSGNLPSKDGSYSLYCAVIVKKVDAKTRGKVGINELLRTID; from the coding sequence ATGCAACAATTACAATCTATTATCGAAGCAGCGTTTGAGCGTCGTGCTGAAATCACCCCAACTAATGTTGATGCAGCAACGCGAGAAGCAGTCACTCAAGCAGTTAACTTACTAGATAATGGTAAAATGCGTGTTGCTGAAAAAATTAATGGTGATTGGGTTACCCATCAATGGTTAAAAAAAGCAGTATTACTATCATTTAGAATTAATGAAAATCAACTGATTGATGGATGTGAAACTAACTATTACGATAAAGTCCCTTTAAAATTTGCTGATTATGACGAAGCTCGTTTTAAACAGGAAGGTTTCCGTGTTGTCCCATCAGCAATTGCTCGTAAAGGAGCCTATATTGCGCGTAATACAGTATTAATGCCATCTTACGTTAATATTGGTGCCTATGTGGATGAAGGTACTATGGTCGATACCTGGGTAACAGTAGGTTCTTGTGCTCAAATTGGTAAAAATGTACATTTATCTGGTGGTGTTGGTATTGGTGGTGTATTAGAACCATTACAAGCAAACCCAACTATTATCGAAGATAACTGCTTTATCGGTGCGCGTAGCGAAATCGTTGAGGGAGTTATTGTCGAGGAAGGTTCAGTCATTTCAATGGGCGTATTTATTGGTCAAAGTACTAAAATTTATGATAGAACCACTGGAGAAGTCTTTTATGGTCGTGTTCCTGCCGGTTCTGTTGTGGTATCAGGTAACTTACCATCAAAAGATGGCTCATACAGTTTATATTGTGCCGTGATTGTAAAAAAAGTAGACGCTAAAACACGTGGTAAAGTAGGTATCAACGAATTACTTCGAACTATTGATTAA
- a CDS encoding YajQ family cyclic di-GMP-binding protein has protein sequence MPSFDIVSEIDMPEVRNGVENATRELATRWDFRNVPASFDLNEKDQTVTVSSESDFQVQQLIDILRDKLAKRGIDSGALDIPEEMNHSGKTYSITVKLKQGIDKELSKKLIKLIKDSKLKVQAQIQGEQVRVTGKARDDLQQVIALVRGAELGQPFQFNNFRD, from the coding sequence ATGCCTTCTTTTGATATCGTATCTGAAATTGATATGCCTGAAGTTCGTAATGGTGTAGAAAATGCGACAAGAGAACTCGCTACTCGTTGGGATTTTCGTAATGTTCCAGCATCTTTTGACCTTAATGAAAAAGATCAAACCGTCACCGTATCAAGTGAATCTGATTTTCAGGTACAACAGTTAATTGATATTTTGCGAGATAAGCTTGCTAAAAGAGGAATCGATAGTGGCGCTCTTGATATTCCTGAAGAGATGAACCACTCAGGTAAAACTTATTCAATTACCGTAAAGCTTAAACAAGGGATTGATAAAGAACTATCTAAAAAGCTTATTAAATTAATTAAAGATAGTAAACTAAAAGTACAAGCCCAAATTCAAGGTGAACAAGTTCGTGTCACAGGAAAAGCCCGAGACGACTTACAACAGGTGATTGCACTTGTCAGAGGCGCAGAACTAGGACAACCGTTCCAGTTTAATAATTTCCGTGATTAA
- a CDS encoding transposase — protein MTRQLSSEFKRECAELVLNYGYAHKDAAKTMNVSISSIGRWVTQYRKERQGITPKNSALTAEQKRIQALEKQVKQLQSDNQLLKKLQPSSPSK, from the coding sequence GTGACAAGACAACTAAGTAGTGAATTTAAACGAGAATGTGCAGAGCTCGTTCTTAATTATGGTTATGCACATAAAGATGCAGCAAAAACAATGAATGTGAGTATTTCATCAATTGGGCGTTGGGTAACACAATATAGAAAAGAACGACAAGGTATTACGCCTAAAAATAGTGCGCTGACCGCTGAACAAAAACGAATACAAGCTTTAGAAAAACAAGTTAAGCAGTTGCAAAGTGATAATCAGTTATTAAAAAAGCTTCAGCCTTCTTCGCCATCGAAATGA
- a CDS encoding IS3 family transposase, which produces MKKAGNETVQICRCLSLAPSTFYYRIKHRAFKLINARLEIAMKSIHNEMDGIYGKRRMLVELVKKGFKLGLDKVRRLMRKLGLVAKRTKQHSYPRGGKSSLLAPNHLNRQFNPATINRYWSGDITYIRTRQGWLYLAVVMDLCSRRIVGWAFSEKPNSLLTVKALNMAIQRRKGKCPTLFHCDQGIQYRSEQFQQLLSYHQITFSMSRAGNCLDNAVTERFFRSLKSERINYRDYITREQAMVDIIDYIEPIYNQKRRHYKLGFISLAEFEHNLLKTA; this is translated from the coding sequence CTGAAGAAGGCAGGAAATGAAACCGTTCAAATCTGTCGGTGTTTATCATTAGCACCGAGTACTTTTTATTATCGAATTAAACATCGTGCATTTAAATTAATTAATGCTAGGCTTGAAATTGCCATGAAATCAATTCATAACGAAATGGACGGTATATATGGAAAAAGAAGAATGTTAGTTGAACTGGTTAAAAAAGGGTTTAAGCTTGGTTTAGATAAGGTCCGACGCTTAATGCGAAAATTAGGCCTAGTGGCTAAAAGGACTAAACAGCATTCCTATCCTCGTGGCGGTAAATCATCGCTACTGGCACCCAATCATTTAAATCGACAATTTAATCCGGCAACGATTAATCGCTATTGGTCTGGCGATATTACCTATATTCGGACAAGGCAAGGTTGGCTCTATCTGGCTGTTGTCATGGATTTATGCTCTAGACGCATTGTTGGATGGGCCTTTTCTGAAAAGCCAAACAGTTTACTGACGGTTAAGGCACTAAACATGGCGATACAGCGTCGAAAAGGAAAATGCCCTACCTTATTTCATTGTGATCAGGGGATTCAATATCGTAGTGAACAATTTCAACAGTTATTATCATATCATCAAATTACCTTTAGTATGAGTAGAGCTGGAAATTGTTTAGACAATGCCGTTACTGAACGATTTTTTAGATCATTAAAATCAGAAAGAATTAATTATCGAGATTATATAACAAGAGAGCAAGCGATGGTCGATATTATTGATTATATCGAACCGATTTATAATCAAAAAAGAAGACATTATAAACTTGGATTTATTTCACTAGCAGAATTTGAACATAATTTACTAAAAACTGCCTAA
- a CDS encoding phospholipase D family protein yields the protein MVIIILILFILSSLLAVYSFGLFAKRVKGEASYALATQDNQTQLDKALAPESALHPKQTSLLLIPSNLDAFAIRAASAREVGRSLDLQYYIWNDDLTGQLLAIELLHAADRGVRVRIILDDMNSHGHSSLLATLNLHPNISIRMFNPTRARDNRFMRGLEMILRVFSINRRMHNKSWIADGRMAVVGGRNIGNEYFGAADNRNFFDADLLIGGEAVKETEAIFDDFWNSDAVIPIEALVNADSNSLTQLKEIVQQKKTHLSAIPYLNKLKETPSVKSLFTGEWNKGGWQVHWTQSAHVYSDPAIKAFGQGESQWLIHHIAPLLENAAKTVKLISPYFVPGKNGVNQLTQIQQKGVTIDILTNSLAANDVIMAHGGYAPYRKPLLANNINLYELKPFGKTERSLIGSSDASLHTKAFLVDSKIGFVGSFNFDPRSANLNTEMGIIFEDPNIVSALQKEFAMKTSRDLSYQVILVDGKLRWLDENENDEPIIWQQDPQSKWWQRAMAKIVGYLPIESQL from the coding sequence ATGGTTATCATAATACTAATATTATTCATATTATCTTCACTTCTAGCTGTTTATAGCTTTGGTCTTTTTGCTAAGCGAGTAAAAGGTGAAGCGAGTTACGCACTCGCAACTCAAGATAATCAAACACAATTAGATAAAGCATTAGCTCCTGAATCAGCATTACATCCAAAGCAGACCAGTTTATTACTTATTCCAAGTAATTTAGATGCATTCGCTATTCGAGCCGCCAGCGCTAGAGAAGTGGGTCGCAGTTTAGATCTACAATATTATATTTGGAATGATGATCTAACCGGTCAATTACTTGCTATTGAATTACTTCATGCGGCAGATCGAGGTGTGCGAGTGCGGATTATTTTAGATGATATGAACTCACACGGTCATAGCAGTTTATTGGCTACGTTAAATTTACATCCTAATATCAGCATCAGAATGTTTAATCCAACCCGTGCACGGGATAATCGTTTTATGCGAGGCTTGGAGATGATATTACGCGTATTTAGCATTAACCGACGAATGCATAATAAATCCTGGATTGCTGATGGGAGAATGGCCGTTGTCGGTGGAAGAAATATTGGTAATGAATATTTCGGAGCAGCGGATAATCGTAATTTTTTTGATGCTGACTTATTAATTGGTGGCGAAGCAGTCAAAGAAACCGAAGCAATTTTTGATGATTTCTGGAATAGTGATGCCGTTATTCCGATTGAAGCATTAGTCAACGCTGACAGTAATTCATTAACACAATTAAAAGAGATCGTCCAACAGAAAAAAACACATTTATCAGCAATACCCTATCTAAATAAATTGAAAGAGACACCAAGTGTTAAATCACTCTTTACTGGTGAATGGAATAAAGGTGGCTGGCAAGTACATTGGACTCAATCAGCTCATGTTTATTCAGATCCTGCCATAAAGGCCTTTGGGCAAGGAGAATCTCAGTGGTTAATCCATCACATCGCTCCACTATTAGAAAACGCGGCTAAAACAGTAAAATTGATTTCGCCCTATTTTGTTCCTGGTAAAAATGGTGTCAATCAATTAACTCAAATACAACAAAAAGGCGTTACGATTGATATATTAACCAACTCTCTTGCTGCTAACGATGTTATTATGGCTCACGGCGGCTATGCCCCCTATCGTAAACCATTACTTGCCAATAATATTAATCTTTATGAATTAAAACCGTTTGGTAAAACTGAACGTAGTTTAATTGGTTCTAGTGATGCAAGCTTACATACAAAAGCATTTTTAGTTGATAGCAAAATTGGCTTTGTCGGATCCTTTAACTTTGACCCAAGATCGGCAAATCTCAATACAGAAATGGGAATTATCTTTGAAGATCCAAATATTGTCTCTGCACTACAGAAAGAGTTTGCAATGAAAACAAGTCGAGATCTAAGCTATCAAGTCATCTTAGTTGATGGTAAGTTACGTTGGCTTGATGAAAATGAGAATGATGAACCAATTATTTGGCAGCAAGATCCACAAAGTAAATGGTGGCAACGGGCAATGGCAAAGATTGTTGGCTATTTACCTATCGAGTCACAACTATAA
- a CDS encoding peptide ABC transporter ATP-binding protein — protein MNNNLLLDVKNLKKYYQVKSGLFSQNIKQVKAVDGVSFTLEKGKTLAIVGESGCGKSSLARLLTMIEKPTEGELYYKGQDLLKPDHDAEKLRRQKIQIVFQNPYSSLNPRKKVGTILEEPLLINTDLSKDDRKAKVLSMMAKVGLKEEFYSRYPHMFSGGQRQRIAIARGLMLEPEILVADEPVSALDVSVRAQVLNLMMDLQDELGLSYVFISHDLSVVEHIADDVMVMYLGRCVEQGTKSSIYGNPVHPYTQALLSATPRLNPDLRRDRIKLEGELPSPLNPPEGCAFNARCRLAFGRCVKEKPQLLDYQQHKVACFYVDEQQESLVG, from the coding sequence ATGAATAATAATTTATTATTAGATGTTAAAAATCTAAAAAAATATTATCAAGTAAAGAGTGGCCTATTTAGCCAAAATATTAAACAAGTTAAGGCCGTTGATGGTGTTTCATTTACGTTAGAAAAAGGTAAAACATTAGCCATTGTTGGAGAATCAGGCTGTGGTAAGTCATCTTTAGCAAGATTGTTGACCATGATTGAAAAACCGACTGAGGGGGAGCTTTATTATAAAGGTCAAGATCTCCTTAAACCGGATCATGATGCAGAAAAATTGCGCCGGCAAAAAATCCAGATTGTTTTCCAAAATCCCTATTCATCATTGAACCCTCGTAAAAAAGTAGGAACAATTTTAGAAGAGCCATTATTGATTAATACTGACTTATCAAAAGATGATCGTAAAGCGAAAGTATTATCAATGATGGCTAAAGTTGGACTGAAAGAGGAGTTCTATTCACGTTACCCACATATGTTTTCTGGTGGCCAACGTCAGCGTATTGCAATTGCTCGGGGATTAATGCTTGAGCCTGAAATTTTAGTGGCTGATGAGCCGGTTTCAGCATTAGATGTATCTGTTCGTGCACAGGTATTGAATTTGATGATGGATTTGCAAGATGAGCTAGGGTTGTCGTATGTATTTATCTCTCATGATCTCTCGGTTGTTGAACATATCGCAGATGATGTGATGGTAATGTATTTAGGACGTTGCGTTGAGCAAGGGACGAAAAGTAGTATTTATGGAAATCCTGTGCACCCTTATACTCAAGCTTTACTTTCAGCTACTCCACGTTTAAATCCTGATTTGAGACGAGATCGAATTAAGTTAGAAGGAGAGTTACCAAGTCCATTGAATCCGCCAGAAGGCTGTGCATTTAATGCACGTTGTCGATTAGCCTTTGGACGATGTGTTAAAGAGAAACCACAATTGCTTGATTATCAACAACACAAAGTGGCCTGCTTTTATGTAGATGAACAACAAGAATCGCTTGTTGGTTAA
- the dppD gene encoding dipeptide ABC transporter ATP-binding protein: MALLEVNELSVQFGDFKAVDRISYQVEQGQVVGIVGESGSGKSVSSLAIMGLIDFPGKVSANALHFDGRDLKRISERERKKIVGADVAMIFQDPMTSLNPCFTVGYQIMEALKIHQGGRKSKLKERAIALLNCVGIPDPENRLNVYPHQLSGGMSQRVMIAIAIACNPKLLIADEPTTALDVTIQGQIIELLLELQRKDNMALVLITHDLALVSEAAHKIIVMYAGQVVEVGDADVIFKSPMHPYTQALLCSLPEFTQDKARLSSLLGVVPGKYDRPSGCLLNPRCPYANETCQEKEPLLVDDGNGRQVKCHYPLTSEGKPRYE, from the coding sequence ATGGCATTATTAGAAGTCAATGAATTATCTGTTCAATTTGGTGATTTTAAAGCTGTTGATCGTATCAGTTACCAAGTTGAGCAAGGTCAAGTTGTAGGGATTGTTGGTGAATCAGGTTCTGGTAAATCAGTAAGTTCCTTAGCCATTATGGGCTTAATCGATTTTCCAGGTAAAGTGAGTGCTAATGCACTGCATTTTGATGGTCGAGATCTTAAGCGTATTTCAGAAAGAGAACGTAAGAAAATTGTTGGCGCAGATGTAGCAATGATTTTCCAAGATCCGATGACCAGTTTAAACCCATGTTTTACTGTCGGTTATCAAATTATGGAAGCCTTAAAGATTCATCAAGGCGGCCGTAAATCAAAATTAAAAGAGAGAGCGATAGCACTACTAAACTGTGTGGGAATACCTGATCCTGAAAATCGTTTAAATGTTTATCCTCACCAATTATCTGGTGGAATGAGTCAGCGAGTGATGATTGCCATCGCCATTGCATGTAATCCTAAATTATTGATTGCGGATGAACCAACAACAGCATTAGATGTAACGATTCAGGGACAAATTATAGAGCTGTTACTCGAATTACAACGCAAAGATAATATGGCGCTGGTTTTGATTACCCATGATTTAGCGCTTGTTTCAGAAGCTGCTCATAAAATTATTGTGATGTATGCAGGGCAGGTAGTGGAAGTGGGTGATGCTGATGTGATTTTTAAATCGCCAATGCATCCTTATACACAAGCCTTGTTGTGTTCATTACCTGAGTTTACTCAAGATAAAGCGCGTTTGTCTTCTTTACTGGGTGTTGTTCCGGGGAAATATGATCGACCATCGGGTTGTTTACTTAACCCTCGCTGTCCATATGCTAATGAAACATGCCAAGAGAAAGAACCATTGCTTGTTGATGACGGTAACGGTCGACAAGTAAAGTGTCATTATCCCTTAACAAGTGAGGGGAAACCAAGATATGAATAA